The following proteins come from a genomic window of Anas acuta chromosome 22, bAnaAcu1.1, whole genome shotgun sequence:
- the EXOSC10 gene encoding exosome complex component 10 — MAAAVSGGSGGAAAGSAAAQEGSGGPAERSGESEPEAKRGEAVLPGFDDADAFVKYALGTVVAATKASNGLPRPGDEYDFYRSFPGFRAYCETQGHRLLHCMSRVMQYHGCRSHMKDHSKVTELEDKFDMLVDSNDVILERVGILLDEAAGVNKNQQPVLPAGLQLPQTIVSSWNRKAGESHKRTKSETFRLLHAKNISRPQLKFREKIDNSNTPFVPKLFIKPNALKPLPEALTKSGRERKERPEDLDVPAALADFIHQQRTQQTEQDMFAHPYQYELEHFSPPDGVLKKPEPQMYRPIKETPCHFITTLDELVELNEKLMNCKEFALDLEHHSYRSFLGLTCLMQISTRTEDFIIDTLELRSDMNILNETFTDPAIVKVLHGADSDVEWLQKDFGLYLVNMFDTHQAARLLNLGKHSLDHLLKLYCNVDADKQYQLADWRIRPLPEEMIQYARDDTHYLLYIYDKVREALWERGNEQPTQLQIVWQRSRDICLKKYIKPLFSDESYLELYRRQKKHLNTQQLAAFRLLFAWRDKTARQEDESTGYVLPNHMLLKIAEELPKEPQGIIACCNPVPPLVRQQINELHLLIQQAREMPLLKSEIALTVKKRAPLSNPEKLENTLFGPHDSSRIPMDDFQSNSALEAAPVLEHDSLFSDSERTMNIQGGQPESTCLVATATVSIFSECDEDDGNEKVLTTAQKKAQRIMESFENPFRMYLPSEQNPAYVSQSAKFDPSSKIYEISNRWKLMSQTQVQKEPKEEIKKKAAQQSADRDQAQKAYKEATENIVSVRQQAMQEQANKKRERVISETGTELPKQEKKRPKASQQPEELEAPKQFTPFDYSKSNFKVFAGSSKSKQSAQFDPAKQAYTGKKFAGANKLQQSAGNRSMSYLAGKADRGSRHHWPKR; from the exons ATGGCGGCCGCCGTTAGcggggggagcggcggggcggcggctgGGAGCGCGGCGGCCCAGGAGGGGAGCGGCGGCCCGGCGGAGCGGTCCGGGGAGTCGGAGCCGGAGGCGAAGCGCGGGGAGGCGGTGCTGCCCGGCTTCGATGACGCCGACGCCTTCGTTAAG TATGCGCTGGGCACGGTGGTGGCAGCAACAAAGGCCTCCAATGGGCTCCCCCGGCCTGGTGACGAATATGACTTCTACCGAAGCTTCCCTGGCTTCCGCGCCTACTGCGAAACACAGGGCCATCGCCTCCTCCACTG TATGAGCAGGGTGATGCAATACCATGGCTGCCGCAGCCACATGAAAGATCACAGCAAAGTAACAGAGCTGGAAGATAAATTTGATATGCTGGTTGACTCCAATGATGTCATTCTTGAAAGAGTG GGTATTTTACTGGATGAAGCAGCAGGAGTGAACAAAAACCAGCAGCCAGTCCTCCCTGCTGGGTTGCAGCTTCCACAGACTATTGTTTCCAGCTGGAACCGCAAG gCAGGAGAATCCCACAAAAGAACCAAGTCCGAAACCTTCCGATTGCTTCATGCCAAGAACATCTCTCGACCACAGCTTAAGTTTCGGGAAAAGATTGACAATTCCAACACTCCCTTTGTACCTAAACTTTTTATCAAGCCAAATGCTTTAAAACCTTTGCCTGAAG CCCTCACAAAAAGTGGACGGGAACGAAAGGAGCGCCCTGAAGACTTGGATGTACCAGCTGCTTTGGCAGACTTCATACACCAGCAGAGGACGCAGCAAACTGAGCAAGACAT GTTTGCTCACCCTTACCAGTATGAACTGGAGCATTTTTCTCCACCAGATGGAGTCCTCAAAAAACCAGAGCCCCAG ATGTACAGGCCCATCAAGGAAACACCCTGTCATTTTATCACCACACTGGATGAGCTGGTAGAACTAAATGAAAAGCTTATGAACTGTAAAGAATTTGCCCTGGACTTAGAG CACCATTCCTACAGGAGCTTCCTGGGCTTGACATGCCTGATGCAGATTTCCACCCGAACAGAAGACTTCATTATTGACACACTGGAGTTGCGCAGTGACATGAACATTCTCAATGAGACTTTCACAGACCCTGCAATTGTGAAG GTCCTTCATGGTGCTGATTCAGATGTGGAATGGCTGCAAAAAGACTTTGGCCTGTACTTGGTGAACATGTTTGATACTCACCAAGCTGCTCGTCTTCTCAATCTTGGCAAGCACTCCTTGGACCACTTGCTGAAGCTGTATTGCAATGTGGATGCTGACAAGCAGTACCAGTTGGCTGACTGGAGGATACG CCCTTTGCCAGAAGAAATGATTCAGTATGCCCGTGATGACACTCACTACTTACTCTACATTTACGATAAAGTGAGGGAGGCACTGTGGGAGAGAGGGAACGAGCAGCCCACTCAGCTCCAGATTGTGTGGCAACGTAGCAGAGACATCTGCCTGAAG AAATACATCAAGCCCCTCTTTTCAGATGAATCCTATCTTGAACTCTACAGGAGGCAGAAAAAGCATCTCAACACACAGCAGCTAGCAGCATTTAGGTTGCTGTTTGCATGGAGAGACAAGACGGCACGTCAGGAGGATGAGAGTACAGG ATACGTGTTACCAAATCATATGTTATTGAAGATAGCAGAGGAACTGCCCAA AGAACCCCAGGGCATCATTGCTTGCTGTAATCCAGTCCCACCACTAGTTCGCCAGCAGATTAATGAATTGCATCTTCTCATTCAGCAGGCCCGAGAGATGCCGCTTCTCAAG TCGGAGATTGCTTTGACAGTCAAGAAGAGGGCACCTCTGTCCAACCCGGAG aagctggagaaCACCTTATTTGGACCACATGACAGTTCCCGCATTCCTATGGATGATTTTCAGAGCAACTCTGCATTGG AGGCTGCACCAGTCTTGGAACACGATTCTCTCTTTTCAGACAGTGAGAGAACAATGAATATTCAGGGTGGCCAGCCAGAGTCAACATGCCTCGTTGCTACTGCCACTGTCAGCATATTCAGT gaatgTGATGAAGATGATGGAAATGAGAAAGTTTTAACAACTGCACAGAAGAAAGCTCAGCGTATAATGGAGTCCTTTGAAAATCCATTTAGAATG TACTTACCTTCAGAACAGAATCCTGCCTATGTCTCACAGTCTGCAAAGTTTGATCCATCATCAAAAATTTATGAA ATCAGCAATCGATGGAAGTTGATGAGTCAGACACAAGTACAGAAGGAGCccaaggaagaaataaaaaagaaagcagcccAGCAGTCAG CTGATCGTGACCAGGCACAGAAGGCGTATAAAGAGGCTACAGAAAACATTGTGTCTGTTCGTCAGCAAGCTATG CAGGAACAGGCTAATAAGAAGAGGGAGAGGGTCATCAGTGAAACGGGAACAGAATTGCcaaaacaagagaagaaaaggccAAAAGCCTCCCAGCAaccagaggagctggaagcacCGAAGCAGTTTACCCCCTTTGATTACAGCAAGTCCAACTTCAAAGTGTTTGCGG GAAGCAGCAAATCGAAGCAGTCGGCGCAGTTTGATCCTGCTAAACAAGCTTACACAGGCAAG aaaTTTGCTGGAGCTAACAAACTCCAACAGTCAGCTGGAAACCGAAGCATGTCCTACCTGGCAGGGAAGGCTGACAG GGGTTCCAGACACCACTGGCCGAAGAGATAG
- the SRM gene encoding spermidine synthase has translation MEQGAAALIREGWFRETCRLWPGQAMSLQVEELLHHQRSRYQEILVFRSTTYGNVLVLDGVIQCTERDEFSYQEMIANLPLCSHPDPRKVLIIGGGDGGVLREVVKHPTVESVVQCEIDEDVIQVSKKYLPGMAVGYSSAKLTLHVGDGFEFMKQNQEAFDVIITDSSDPMGPAESLFKESYYQLMKTALREDGILCCQGECQWLHLDLIKEMRQFCKSLFPVVEYAYCTIPTYPSGQIGFMLCSKNPNTNFREPVQQLSRQQVEERNLKYYNSDIHRAAFILPEFARKALSDV, from the exons ATGGAGCAGGGAGCGGCGGCGCTGATCCGCGAGGGCTGGTTCCGCGAGACGTGCCGGCTGTGGCCGGGGCAGGCCATGTCGCTGCaggtggaggagctgctgcaccACCAGCGCTCCCGCTACCAGGAGATCCTCGTGTTCCGCAG CACCACCTACGGCAACGTCCTGGTCCTGGACGGGGTGATCCAGTGCACGGAGCGGGACGAGTTCTCCTACCAGGAAATGATCGCCAacctgcccctctgcagccacccCGACCCCCGCAAG GTGCTCATCATCGGTGGCGGCGACGGGGGTGTGCTGCGAGAGGTGGTGAAGCACCCGACGGTGGAGTCCGTGGTGCAGTGCGAGATCGATGAG GATGTGATCCAGGTATCTAAGAAATACCTCCCAGGGATGGCAGTGGGGTACTCCAGTGCTAAGCTGACCTTGCACGTGGGAGATGGTTTTGAGTTcatgaaacaaaatcaagaagCCTTTGATGTGATAATCACGGACTCGTCTGACCCCATGG GTCCTGCAGAAAGTTTATTCAAAGAATCCTACTACCAGTTGATGAAGACGGCGCTGCGAGAAGATGGCATTCTCTGCTGCCAAG GTGAGTGCCAGTGGCTGCACCTGGATCTCATTAAGGAGATGCGTCAGTTCTGCAAGTCTCTGTTCCCTGTTGTGGAGTACGCCTATTGCACCATCCCCACGTATCCCAGCGGGCAGATTGGCTTCATGCTCTGCAGCAAGAACCCG AACACAAATTTCCGGGAGCCTGTGCAGCAGCTGTCAAGGCAACAAGTAGAGGAGAGGAATCTGAAATACTACAACTCTGATATTCATCGGGCAGCTTTCATCCTGCCAGAGTTTGCACGGAAG GCCCTGAGTGATGTGTGA